One window of the Ideonella sp. WA131b genome contains the following:
- a CDS encoding PLP-dependent cysteine synthase family protein — protein MNDLPEHRRQWVRHAIRRIEADFQRSADTHLLPLALPGLPGVDLYLKDESSHPTGSLKHRLARSLFLHALCNGWLHEGSTVVEASSGSTAISEAYFARLLGLPFVAVMPRSTSPAKVQAIAFQGGRCHLVDDPKQVYAESERIARETGGHYMDQFTHAERATDWRANNNIADSIFQQMRHEPHPVPHWLVASAGTGGTLATLGRYVRYCRHDTQVCGVDAERSVLFEHYRSRDPALTLDSGSRIEGIGRPRVEPSFLPDTMDAMLKVPDRWSLAAMLALSERLGRPVGGSTGTNLIAALWCASRMQAEGRAGSIVTLLCDDGHRYQTSCFDAAWRREQGLDCAEAQAHVLRWMDTGAVPDELHTAMPRAGTLA, from the coding sequence ATGAACGACTTGCCCGAGCATCGCCGCCAGTGGGTGCGCCACGCGATCCGCCGCATCGAGGCCGACTTCCAGCGTTCGGCCGACACGCACCTGCTGCCGCTGGCGCTGCCCGGCCTGCCGGGCGTGGACCTGTACCTGAAGGACGAGAGCAGCCACCCCACCGGCAGCCTCAAGCACCGGCTGGCGCGCAGCCTGTTCCTGCACGCGCTGTGCAACGGCTGGCTGCACGAGGGCAGCACGGTGGTGGAGGCCAGCAGCGGCAGCACCGCCATCAGCGAGGCCTACTTCGCGCGGCTGCTGGGCCTGCCCTTCGTGGCCGTGATGCCGCGCAGTACCAGCCCGGCCAAGGTGCAGGCCATCGCCTTTCAGGGCGGGCGCTGCCACCTGGTGGACGACCCGAAGCAGGTGTACGCCGAAAGCGAGCGCATCGCGCGCGAGACCGGCGGCCACTACATGGACCAGTTCACCCACGCCGAGCGCGCCACCGACTGGCGCGCCAACAACAACATCGCCGACAGCATCTTCCAGCAGATGCGCCACGAGCCGCACCCCGTGCCGCACTGGCTGGTGGCCAGCGCCGGCACCGGCGGCACGCTGGCCACGCTGGGCCGCTACGTGCGCTACTGCCGGCACGACACGCAGGTGTGCGGCGTGGACGCCGAGCGCAGCGTGCTGTTCGAGCACTACCGCAGCCGCGACCCGGCACTGACGCTGGACAGCGGCTCGCGCATCGAAGGCATCGGCCGGCCGCGCGTGGAGCCTTCGTTCCTGCCCGACACCATGGACGCCATGCTCAAGGTGCCCGACCGCTGGAGCCTGGCGGCCATGCTGGCGCTGAGCGAGCGGCTGGGCCGGCCGGTGGGCGGCAGCACCGGCACTAACCTGATCGCGGCGCTGTGGTGCGCCAGCCGGATGCAGGCCGAGGGCCGGGCGGGCTCCATCGTCACGCTGCTGTGCGACGACGGCCACCGCTACCAGACCAGCTGCTTCGACGCCGCCTGGCGCCGCGAGCAGGGCCTCGATTGCGCCGAGGCGCAGGCCCACGTGCTGCGCTGGATGGACACCGGCGCGGTGCCCGACGAACTGCACACCGCCATGCCCCGCGCCGGGACGCTGGCATAG
- a CDS encoding acyl-CoA thioesterase/BAAT N-terminal domain-containing protein — MSQPTLTATPAVALQPTPIGIVAAGFKPGQRVWLSSRLIDDAGVPWTARALFVADSAGRVDVEDAPAEEGSFTGIDPAGLFWSLRPEPVSDRTFMLNATEKAHKLGQPHIGPMKAHVFELQATVEGEPAPCASTTVTLQRLVEGIEVMPLRDGRLRGQVLRWKERRLPDGRPRGCIFTFTGSGGGLELGYAPVLASLGYDVVSLAYFAYEDLPAFIAGIPLEYFEEGFAWARRELGCERIGIQGASRGGELVITLASYLPEHIQGVVGIVPMYTTSIGWDPAKGMGGPSFTFRGQPVPHSKPGDSPSLEEMKRLGESEPNGYAATPGYYATLNDPETRATAALPIEQSSCPVLLISGVDDQMWPSAWGSDLIVNRLRAQGFEHPFQHLCLQDTGHITPLPNTVTSFCPALLHSLLGIFLACGGTPAGTARESRRTWDALCTHYRSVFGH; from the coding sequence ATGAGCCAGCCGACCCTCACCGCCACCCCTGCCGTGGCGCTGCAGCCCACGCCCATCGGCATCGTCGCCGCCGGCTTCAAGCCCGGCCAGCGGGTGTGGCTGAGTTCCCGCCTGATCGACGACGCCGGGGTGCCCTGGACGGCGCGCGCGCTGTTCGTCGCCGATTCGGCTGGCCGCGTCGACGTGGAGGATGCTCCCGCCGAGGAGGGCAGCTTCACGGGCATCGATCCCGCCGGCCTGTTCTGGAGCCTGCGGCCCGAGCCGGTGAGCGACCGCACCTTCATGCTGAACGCCACCGAGAAGGCGCACAAGCTGGGCCAGCCGCACATCGGCCCGATGAAGGCCCACGTGTTCGAGCTGCAGGCCACCGTCGAGGGCGAGCCCGCCCCCTGCGCCAGCACCACCGTGACGCTGCAGCGCTTGGTGGAGGGCATCGAGGTGATGCCGCTGCGCGACGGCCGCCTGCGCGGGCAGGTGCTGCGCTGGAAAGAGCGCCGGCTGCCCGACGGCCGGCCGCGCGGCTGCATCTTCACGTTCACCGGCTCGGGCGGCGGGCTGGAGCTGGGCTACGCGCCGGTGCTGGCCTCGCTGGGCTACGACGTGGTCAGCCTTGCCTACTTTGCCTATGAGGACCTGCCGGCCTTCATCGCCGGGATTCCGCTGGAGTATTTCGAGGAAGGCTTTGCCTGGGCACGGCGCGAGCTGGGCTGCGAGCGCATCGGCATCCAGGGCGCGTCGCGCGGCGGCGAGCTCGTCATTACGCTGGCGAGTTACCTGCCCGAGCACATCCAGGGCGTGGTGGGCATCGTGCCCATGTACACCACCAGCATCGGCTGGGACCCGGCCAAGGGCATGGGCGGGCCCAGCTTCACCTTCCGCGGCCAGCCCGTGCCGCACAGCAAGCCCGGCGATTCGCCGTCGTTGGAGGAGATGAAGCGCCTGGGCGAGAGCGAGCCCAACGGCTACGCCGCCACTCCCGGCTACTACGCCACGCTCAACGATCCCGAGACGCGCGCCACCGCCGCGCTGCCCATCGAGCAGTCGTCATGCCCCGTGCTGCTGATCAGCGGCGTGGACGACCAGATGTGGCCCAGCGCCTGGGGCAGCGACCTCATCGTCAACCGGCTGCGCGCGCAGGGCTTCGAGCACCCGTTCCAGCACCTGTGCCTGCAGGACACCGGCCACATCACGCCGCTGCCCAACACCGTCACCAGCTTCTGCCCGGCGCTGCTGCATTCGCTGCTGGGCATCTTCCTGGCCTGCGGCGGCACGCCGGCCGGTACCGCGCGCGAAAGCCGCCGCACCTGGGACGCGCTGTGCACGCACTACCGCAGCGTGTTCGGGCACTGA
- a CDS encoding alpha/beta hydrolase codes for MKILKREPSNSIARTELWTVQGDAIEHPFLVYVTTPMTPKPEKGWHGIVVTDGSLGAGAMSSIAGYLGMGEMPAAETVAIGYPLDNAIPAVVARNRDLTPVPWPEWDAPYGQLLGAPAPPSGSAEAFAAFVHDELMPFVEAEVGVNPAEWTLAGHSLGGLFATYCLLTRPGRCRRTLAVGSSYWWKRPYLFDRAREFAAVERPLNVSVYLAAGDHETTAAFSTTWHRYMDADVWKDYLTVMRGIPDIVAETREMATIVAQRWGTRVRCDILDEETHGSAVFAAYSRGLRWLHQV; via the coding sequence ATGAAGATCCTCAAGCGCGAGCCCAGCAACTCCATCGCCCGAACCGAACTCTGGACGGTGCAGGGCGACGCCATCGAGCACCCGTTCCTGGTCTACGTGACCACACCCATGACGCCCAAGCCCGAAAAGGGCTGGCACGGCATCGTGGTGACCGACGGCAGCCTGGGGGCCGGTGCGATGTCGTCGATCGCCGGCTACCTGGGCATGGGCGAGATGCCCGCGGCGGAGACGGTGGCCATCGGCTACCCGCTGGACAACGCCATCCCGGCGGTGGTGGCGCGCAACCGCGACCTGACCCCCGTACCCTGGCCCGAATGGGACGCGCCCTATGGCCAGTTGCTGGGCGCACCCGCACCGCCGTCGGGCAGCGCCGAGGCCTTCGCAGCCTTCGTGCACGACGAACTGATGCCCTTCGTCGAGGCCGAGGTGGGCGTGAACCCGGCCGAGTGGACGCTGGCCGGCCACTCGCTGGGTGGCCTGTTCGCCACCTACTGCCTGCTCACGCGCCCCGGCCGCTGCCGGCGCACCCTGGCGGTGGGCTCGTCGTACTGGTGGAAGCGACCGTACCTGTTCGACCGCGCCCGCGAGTTCGCCGCTGTCGAGCGGCCGCTGAACGTCTCGGTCTACCTGGCCGCGGGGGACCACGAGACCACGGCAGCATTCAGCACCACCTGGCACCGTTACATGGATGCCGACGTGTGGAAGGACTACCTGACGGTGATGCGCGGCATCCCCGACATCGTGGCCGAGACGCGCGAGATGGCCACCATCGTGGCGCAGCGCTGGGGCACGCGTGTGCGCTGCGACATCCTCGACGAAGAGACCCACGGTAGCGCCGTGTTTGCCGCCTACAGCCGCGGCCTTCGCTGGCTGCACCAGGTCTAG
- a CDS encoding VOC family protein, with protein sequence MKRNLDHVIVSVRDLDAAAEAYRCLGFAAMPRAVHENLGTANFIIQLHDNYFELLGDFHKYADPAMREFMSARFDGGDGLSMLSLSCSDLAADRERLIARGHGPSAIMNSARKVVLADGRADATASSSMLNWRAAPRRWSTLFYSFHGKPDTIWYEPWMTHPNTVQTLAGITYCSDDFAADVPYINDMLCAEPAEHTAQRCLWHTPQGEFLELLSPAALRARFAVPEPATPPFAVWPVALRYRVQRLDACRQCLETGGVTFVEHDGVITVPAAHAAGVISEFSESSDYPAPPPGAHP encoded by the coding sequence ATGAAGCGCAATCTGGACCACGTGATCGTGTCGGTGCGCGACCTCGATGCCGCGGCCGAGGCCTACCGTTGCCTGGGCTTTGCCGCGATGCCGCGAGCCGTGCACGAGAACCTGGGTACGGCCAACTTCATCATCCAGCTTCACGACAACTACTTCGAACTGTTGGGCGACTTCCACAAGTACGCCGACCCGGCGATGCGCGAGTTCATGAGCGCGCGCTTCGATGGTGGGGACGGGTTGTCGATGCTCTCGCTGAGCTGCAGCGACCTGGCGGCAGACCGCGAGCGCCTGATCGCACGAGGCCACGGCCCGTCGGCCATCATGAACTCGGCGCGCAAGGTGGTGCTGGCCGACGGCCGTGCGGACGCCACCGCCAGCAGCTCGATGCTGAACTGGCGCGCCGCGCCGCGCCGATGGAGCACCCTGTTCTACAGCTTCCACGGCAAGCCGGACACCATCTGGTACGAGCCCTGGATGACGCACCCGAACACGGTGCAGACGCTGGCCGGCATCACCTACTGCAGCGACGACTTCGCGGCCGATGTGCCCTACATCAACGACATGCTGTGCGCCGAGCCGGCAGAACACACCGCGCAGCGCTGTCTGTGGCACACGCCGCAGGGCGAGTTTCTGGAGCTGCTGAGCCCTGCCGCCCTGCGCGCGCGCTTTGCCGTGCCGGAGCCGGCCACACCGCCGTTCGCCGTGTGGCCGGTGGCACTGCGCTACCGCGTGCAGCGGCTCGACGCCTGCCGCCAGTGCCTGGAGACCGGTGGCGTGACCTTTGTCGAGCATGACGGCGTCATCACCGTGCCAGCAGCGCATGCCGCCGGCGTCATCAGCGAGTTCTCCGAGTCCTCCGACTACCCTGCACCCCCACCTGGAGCTCACCCATGA
- a CDS encoding amidohydrolase family protein has protein sequence MTPLSPLAQQTAARTHAAAPWRTWCCPLHFMGGFSPDRDARQGWLASAPGAADAAALPSFSDQTPKTRSAICTADAALTAGLMQRLDAERVLVFRNARVLTMRGWQALPAHDVWVQGGRIAAVQPTGGALPEHALVVDASGKTLMPGLSDIHAHPFTAPWAQAFAGMVQGGGDGQWYVLPYALQLWELLACGITRIEVMAGCPDALWMRDGVRSGQLAGPRMAVGSPLVDGAPLIHTPLMSYAVADLEGGRQAGERIADLGYDFAKPYSHLPAEGYEGLMQVLQRRGVRVMGHVPVSVGVEAAVRRGQHGIAHSAELFYNERGPERYDPARLERLARLMAEHGTWLQGTVVVSERVEALGGRRPLGSVDEAHMPTFHQTVFHRDSPMMNMMAANPEKQYLFDETYRLSCLAVAAAHRAGVRVLTGTDYPNPYVVAGYSLHEELVHLTQQCGLMPHEALHASTRRAAEYHGGGAEDGLVAVGGIGDLVLLDGNPLDDIHHTRRVHAVLAGAHYIGPDALAAGKARIQQAYAAMPPVVMAQPPQAAA, from the coding sequence ATGACTCCTCTGTCGCCACTGGCCCAGCAAACCGCCGCACGCACGCACGCCGCCGCACCCTGGCGCACCTGGTGCTGCCCGCTGCACTTCATGGGCGGGTTCTCTCCCGACCGCGACGCCCGGCAAGGCTGGCTCGCCAGCGCCCCGGGTGCGGCGGATGCCGCCGCCTTGCCCTCGTTCTCGGACCAGACGCCGAAGACCCGCAGCGCGATATGCACCGCCGACGCCGCGCTCACCGCCGGCCTGATGCAGCGGCTGGACGCCGAGCGCGTGCTGGTGTTCCGTAACGCCCGCGTGCTGACGATGCGCGGCTGGCAGGCCCTGCCGGCACACGACGTGTGGGTCCAGGGCGGACGCATCGCCGCGGTGCAGCCCACCGGCGGCGCGCTGCCCGAGCACGCGCTGGTGGTCGACGCCAGCGGCAAGACGCTGATGCCCGGCCTGTCGGACATCCACGCCCACCCCTTCACCGCCCCCTGGGCGCAGGCCTTCGCCGGCATGGTGCAGGGCGGCGGCGACGGCCAGTGGTACGTGTTGCCTTATGCCCTGCAGCTGTGGGAGCTGCTGGCCTGCGGCATCACGCGCATCGAAGTGATGGCCGGTTGCCCCGACGCTCTGTGGATGCGCGACGGCGTACGAAGCGGCCAGCTGGCCGGCCCGCGCATGGCGGTGGGCAGCCCGCTGGTGGACGGCGCGCCGTTGATCCACACCCCGCTGATGAGCTATGCCGTGGCCGACCTGGAAGGCGGCCGCCAGGCCGGCGAGCGGATCGCCGACCTGGGCTACGACTTCGCCAAGCCCTACAGCCACCTGCCGGCCGAGGGCTACGAAGGCCTGATGCAGGTGCTGCAGCGCCGCGGCGTGCGCGTGATGGGCCACGTGCCGGTGTCGGTGGGCGTGGAAGCCGCCGTGCGGCGCGGCCAGCACGGCATCGCGCACAGCGCCGAACTCTTTTACAACGAGCGCGGCCCCGAGCGGTACGACCCGGCGCGGCTGGAGCGCCTGGCGCGGCTGATGGCCGAGCACGGCACCTGGCTGCAGGGCACGGTGGTGGTGAGCGAACGGGTCGAGGCGCTTGGCGGCCGGAGGCCGCTGGGCTCGGTCGACGAGGCGCACATGCCGACCTTCCACCAGACGGTGTTCCACCGCGACAGCCCGATGATGAACATGATGGCGGCCAACCCCGAGAAGCAGTACCTCTTCGACGAGACCTACCGGCTGAGCTGCCTGGCCGTGGCCGCCGCCCACCGCGCCGGCGTGCGTGTGCTGACCGGCACCGACTACCCCAACCCCTACGTGGTGGCCGGCTACTCGCTGCACGAGGAACTGGTGCACCTGACGCAGCAGTGCGGTCTGATGCCGCACGAGGCCCTGCACGCCAGCACCCGCCGCGCGGCCGAGTACCACGGCGGCGGCGCCGAAGACGGCCTGGTGGCCGTGGGCGGCATCGGCGACCTGGTGCTGCTGGACGGCAACCCGCTGGACGACATCCACCACACCCGCCGTGTGCATGCGGTGCTGGCCGGCGCGCACTACATCGGGCCCGACGCGCTGGCCGCCGGCAAGGCGCGCATCCAGCAGGCTTACGCCGCTATGCCGCCGGTGGTGATGGCCCAGCCGCCGCAGGCCGCAGCATGA
- a CDS encoding acyl-CoA thioesterase/BAAT N-terminal domain-containing protein, producing MTVALHLRPAPYLYNEWVPLRASGLAPGQIVTLELEHVDDVGQRWRATAELSADATGGIDTADAPSRRGSYLGTSRDGLLWSMAPAGAMDRTAFMARGRSFMHMAGQPGGDKLQPRQHTLRVLDGGRVLAEGQFSQTRLGPGVRVQELAEGPVRGLAFHPAPGTAPARGAVLSLTGSGGSVENSWAPLLASHGIPVLSAATFAWPGRPELMQHIDLAYFEQAALWMRQHFGVQRIAVQGGSRGGELTLVLASYRPDLFCGGVAMVPFHNVVAGFDHLRNVHEEPSWVLNGQPLPYADVQLTLDGPNAVYTPDGLAATPDYLRDAASAEADARCGIPVERCSGPLLLLSGREDAMWPSAYGGDRVIDRLRRHGLAHRAEHLAFENVGHYLVPPGQPTAMCSSLYHPLAKITLACGGQPRATAEAGRTAMDRMLRFYGELFAD from the coding sequence ATGACCGTTGCACTCCACCTGCGCCCCGCGCCCTACCTCTACAACGAATGGGTGCCCTTGCGCGCCAGCGGCCTGGCGCCGGGACAGATTGTCACGCTCGAACTCGAGCACGTGGATGACGTCGGCCAGCGCTGGCGGGCCACGGCCGAACTGAGCGCCGATGCCACGGGCGGAATCGACACCGCCGACGCGCCCAGCCGCCGCGGCAGCTACCTCGGCACCAGCCGCGACGGGCTGCTGTGGTCCATGGCCCCGGCCGGGGCCATGGACCGCACTGCCTTCATGGCGCGGGGCCGCAGCTTCATGCACATGGCCGGCCAGCCCGGCGGCGACAAGCTGCAGCCGCGCCAGCACACGCTGCGCGTGCTGGACGGCGGCCGCGTGCTGGCTGAAGGCCAGTTCAGCCAGACGCGCCTGGGCCCGGGCGTGCGTGTGCAGGAACTGGCCGAGGGCCCCGTGCGCGGCCTGGCCTTCCACCCCGCGCCCGGGACCGCGCCAGCACGCGGCGCGGTGTTGTCGCTCACCGGCTCGGGCGGCAGCGTCGAGAACAGCTGGGCACCGCTGCTGGCTTCGCACGGCATCCCGGTGCTCAGTGCGGCCACCTTCGCATGGCCGGGCAGACCCGAACTGATGCAGCACATCGACCTGGCGTACTTCGAGCAGGCGGCGTTGTGGATGCGGCAGCATTTCGGTGTGCAGCGCATCGCCGTGCAGGGCGGCTCGCGCGGCGGCGAACTGACGCTGGTGCTGGCGTCGTACCGCCCCGACCTGTTCTGCGGCGGCGTGGCCATGGTGCCCTTCCACAACGTGGTGGCCGGCTTCGACCACCTGCGCAACGTGCACGAGGAGCCGAGCTGGGTGCTGAACGGCCAGCCGCTGCCCTATGCCGACGTGCAGCTGACCCTGGACGGACCCAACGCGGTGTACACGCCCGATGGCCTGGCCGCCACACCCGACTATCTGCGTGACGCCGCGAGCGCCGAGGCCGACGCGCGCTGCGGCATCCCGGTGGAACGCTGCAGCGGGCCGCTGCTGCTGCTGTCGGGCCGCGAAGATGCCATGTGGCCCAGCGCCTATGGCGGCGACCGTGTCATCGACCGCCTGCGCCGCCACGGCCTGGCGCACCGCGCCGAGCATCTGGCCTTCGAGAACGTGGGCCACTACCTGGTGCCGCCGGGCCAGCCCACGGCAATGTGTTCCTCGCTGTACCACCCGCTTGCCAAGATCACGCTGGCCTGCGGCGGCCAGCCGCGCGCCACGGCCGAGGCGGGCCGCACCGCCATGGACCGCATGCTGCGCTTCTACGGCGAGCTGTTCGCAGACTGA
- a CDS encoding MFS transporter, producing MPIAPSASAWTARSLFGLGALLAVLLLSTNLQIQTLLVEPIRAELALSDLQLGQLHGLTVVTLAALAAWPIGWLADRWDRRWVLAYCVAVWSAATYGGGLSQGFDGLLWAMVGLAIGEAALLPIVYALTPQVVPARRLPVANAAVYATLVLGSGLALVAGGAVYEALLAHGPRLPWPEGTPAWRLMFFVTALLGLPVVLLLLGVRLHPAAPSAATSGTVAPRSLSHHQFGRYLREHGLSLVMVQASLSLITLGWFQLMLWTPAILGRSFGSSVGGAGLDFGLVVTLTSAVGTVAGLYWVTRPANRDNPVGNFRLVWLGGLAALPLVVAMAWAPSAGLLLLLAGLAMTCLVIGVSQAPALLQQMSPPALLSRSIALFPLVALPLRGLQAPAVGWLSDRFGTADPRGLLHAMVIVAAVTLALGVLALWRLQGHYVRLAVHARGATPNSNA from the coding sequence TTGCCTATCGCACCCTCTGCAAGCGCCTGGACGGCGCGCTCGCTGTTCGGGCTTGGCGCGCTGCTGGCGGTGCTGCTGCTGTCCACCAACCTGCAGATCCAGACGCTGCTGGTGGAGCCCATCCGCGCCGAGCTGGCCCTGAGCGACCTGCAACTCGGTCAACTGCACGGCCTGACGGTCGTGACGCTGGCAGCACTGGCCGCCTGGCCTATCGGCTGGCTGGCCGACCGATGGGACCGGCGCTGGGTGCTGGCCTATTGCGTGGCCGTGTGGTCGGCGGCCACCTATGGCGGCGGTCTCAGCCAGGGCTTCGACGGCCTGCTGTGGGCCATGGTGGGCCTAGCCATCGGCGAGGCGGCGCTGCTGCCCATCGTCTACGCGCTCACGCCGCAGGTCGTGCCGGCGCGCCGCCTGCCGGTGGCCAATGCGGCGGTGTACGCCACGCTGGTGCTGGGCAGCGGGCTGGCTCTGGTGGCCGGCGGTGCGGTGTACGAGGCGCTTTTGGCCCATGGGCCACGGCTGCCCTGGCCAGAAGGCACGCCGGCGTGGCGGCTGATGTTCTTCGTCACGGCGCTGCTGGGCCTGCCCGTGGTGCTGCTGCTGTTGGGGGTGCGGCTGCATCCTGCAGCGCCGAGTGCAGCGACCTCTGGCACGGTCGCCCCGCGCTCGCTGTCGCACCACCAGTTCGGGCGCTACCTGCGCGAGCACGGGCTGTCGCTGGTGATGGTGCAGGCCTCGCTGTCGCTCATCACGCTGGGCTGGTTTCAGCTGATGCTGTGGACGCCGGCGATCCTGGGCCGCAGTTTCGGCAGCTCGGTGGGTGGGGCGGGCCTGGACTTCGGGCTCGTCGTCACCCTGACCAGCGCCGTGGGCACGGTGGCCGGCCTGTACTGGGTGACGCGCCCGGCCAACCGAGACAACCCGGTGGGCAACTTCCGCCTCGTCTGGCTGGGCGGCCTGGCCGCGCTGCCGCTGGTGGTGGCCATGGCCTGGGCGCCTTCGGCCGGCCTGCTTCTGCTGCTGGCGGGCCTGGCCATGACCTGCTTGGTCATCGGCGTGTCGCAGGCGCCCGCGCTGCTGCAGCAGATGTCGCCGCCAGCGCTGCTGAGCCGCTCGATCGCGCTGTTTCCGTTGGTGGCACTGCCGCTGCGCGGGTTGCAGGCGCCGGCCGTGGGCTGGCTGTCGGACCGCTTCGGCACGGCCGACCCCCGCGGCCTGCTGCACGCCATGGTCATCGTCGCGGCGGTCACGCTGGCCCTCGGCGTGCTGGCGCTGTGGCGGCTGCAGGGCCACTACGTCCGTCTGGCGGTGCATGCGCGCGGCGCCACCCCCAACTCCAACGCCTGA
- a CDS encoding TonB-dependent receptor, which yields MSRIYSHRRSSFVRSAPRLSPLSACLAAALGVPLGAAAQQAPAANTGVETITITATKRTETLQAVPLSVKAITGDELERRGVSSLEEALPGEPSVVFSKAGTPLSRSVAIRGVSDGAAVGLTQSTVAMYIDDIPTSVVQGNGNIDLGLFDIENVLVIRGPRSTLYGSASLGGTIKITTRNPSLKAMESYARLGLSKTNGASDWNNEAVAGVSVPLVKDVVALGLTAYRTEQAGVIDAGALGKDVDKVVTSGARIALLAKPIPQLSVSGRLYLQDLKQDSSSVYDVGTDLQIGSKAVLEPQSDKLQAANLSLTYKMPGFDIVSATSYFDKTARYVSDLTASFGPFNGAFGLPADTKWVLFGGFDSRVAAQELRLVSSEVNTGLTWSAGAFWSNEKTKNFADTPVPFLGNAFGSNTMVDRTQTALFGELGYKFANGVAVNAGLRRTSYKSDDQVNLTQFGATTVNNSVIKETPTTPHISLSWSDTRSTYYVQASKGFRLGKTNFPLAIPPGVTFVVPPFATSDSLWTYEAGAKLSLADNRVNLNAAVYQTKWKNPQLTLASPPAVGGFTYVDSLGRLNPGASVDVQGFEIEVVARPSSNLRLSAGVGYTDSTFSQNVVGLDSTGGVTPGGTRSAGIPRVTANGSVRYDFDVAGRPANLGFNLQHVGGYQSSYTPATRRTLGDYTAMDLRFGVDIGDLTLTAFVNNLTDERPLLSSTLFGPETVSTLRPRTIGVVGTYRF from the coding sequence ATGTCCCGCATCTACTCCCACCGCCGGTCTTCGTTCGTCCGTTCCGCGCCGCGCCTGTCGCCGCTGAGCGCCTGTCTGGCCGCCGCCCTTGGGGTTCCGCTGGGTGCCGCGGCACAGCAGGCGCCAGCGGCCAACACCGGCGTCGAGACCATCACCATCACCGCCACCAAGCGCACCGAGACGCTGCAGGCCGTGCCACTGTCGGTGAAGGCGATCACCGGCGACGAACTGGAGCGTCGCGGTGTGTCCAGCCTCGAAGAGGCGCTGCCGGGCGAGCCCAGCGTGGTGTTCAGCAAGGCGGGCACGCCGCTGTCGCGGAGCGTGGCCATCCGCGGCGTCTCCGACGGGGCGGCCGTCGGCCTGACGCAGTCCACCGTGGCCATGTACATCGACGACATTCCCACCAGCGTGGTGCAGGGCAACGGCAACATCGACCTGGGCCTGTTCGACATCGAGAACGTGCTTGTCATCCGCGGCCCACGCTCCACGCTGTATGGCTCGGCATCGCTGGGCGGCACCATCAAGATCACCACCCGCAACCCCAGCCTGAAGGCTATGGAGTCGTACGCGCGGCTGGGACTGTCGAAGACGAACGGCGCAAGCGACTGGAACAACGAGGCCGTGGCGGGCGTCTCGGTGCCGCTGGTGAAGGACGTCGTGGCCCTAGGCCTGACGGCCTACCGCACCGAGCAGGCCGGCGTGATCGATGCCGGAGCCCTGGGCAAGGATGTCGACAAGGTGGTCACTAGCGGTGCGCGCATCGCGCTGCTCGCAAAGCCGATCCCGCAGCTCAGCGTGAGTGGCCGCCTCTACCTGCAAGACCTGAAGCAGGATTCGTCCTCGGTCTACGACGTCGGCACCGATCTGCAGATCGGCAGCAAGGCCGTGCTCGAGCCGCAGAGCGACAAGCTGCAGGCCGCCAACCTGTCGCTCACCTACAAGATGCCGGGCTTCGACATCGTGTCGGCCACGTCTTACTTCGACAAGACGGCGCGTTATGTCAGTGACTTGACGGCATCCTTCGGGCCGTTCAACGGCGCCTTCGGATTGCCCGCCGACACGAAGTGGGTGCTCTTCGGCGGATTCGACTCGCGGGTCGCTGCCCAGGAACTGCGGCTGGTGTCGTCCGAGGTCAACACGGGGCTCACGTGGTCGGCAGGCGCTTTTTGGTCGAACGAAAAGACGAAGAACTTTGCTGACACACCCGTGCCCTTCCTGGGCAACGCGTTCGGCAGCAACACCATGGTCGACCGCACCCAGACAGCACTGTTCGGAGAGCTCGGCTACAAGTTCGCGAATGGCGTAGCCGTGAATGCCGGCCTGCGGCGCACGAGCTACAAAAGCGATGACCAGGTGAACCTGACGCAGTTCGGCGCGACCACGGTGAACAACTCCGTGATCAAGGAAACGCCGACGACGCCGCACATCTCGCTGAGCTGGAGCGACACGCGCAGCACCTACTACGTGCAGGCATCCAAGGGATTCCGGCTGGGCAAGACCAACTTCCCGCTGGCCATTCCGCCCGGCGTCACCTTCGTCGTGCCGCCGTTCGCCACATCGGACAGCCTGTGGACTTATGAAGCCGGCGCCAAGCTCTCGCTGGCCGACAACCGCGTCAACCTCAACGCGGCGGTGTACCAGACGAAGTGGAAGAACCCGCAGCTGACACTTGCTTCGCCGCCCGCGGTGGGTGGCTTCACCTATGTCGATTCGCTGGGCCGCCTGAACCCGGGCGCTTCGGTGGACGTGCAGGGCTTCGAGATCGAGGTGGTGGCGCGGCCCTCGTCTAACCTGCGTCTCTCAGCCGGCGTGGGCTACACCGACAGCACCTTCAGCCAGAACGTCGTGGGCCTGGACTCCACCGGCGGCGTGACGCCGGGCGGCACGCGCAGCGCCGGCATCCCGCGCGTCACGGCCAACGGCTCTGTGCGCTATGACTTCGACGTGGCGGGGCGGCCCGCCAACCTGGGCTTCAACCTGCAGCATGTCGGCGGTTACCAGAGCAGCTACACGCCGGCCACCAGGCGCACGCTGGGCGATTACACGGCCATGGACCTTCGTTTCGGCGTGGACATCGGCGATCTGACGCTGACGGCCTTCGTGAACAACCTCACCGACGAGCGGCCGCTGCTGTCGTCCACTCTGTTCGGGCCGGAGACGGTGTCGACGCTGCGGCCGCGCACGATTGGCGTGGTGGGCACCTACCGGTTCTGA